A genomic region of Miscanthus floridulus cultivar M001 chromosome 3, ASM1932011v1, whole genome shotgun sequence contains the following coding sequences:
- the LOC136546577 gene encoding double-stranded RNA-binding protein 5-like — MYKNQLQELAQRSCFSLPSYVCTREGPDHAPRFRAAVTFNGETFEGPSGCTTLRQAEHAAAEVALARLSLRGPSTSLAARVLDETGVYKNLLQETAHRAGLKLPAYTTVRSGPGHSPVFSSTVELAGMSFAGDPARTKKQAEKNAAMAAWSSLKQMPEARKEPGAGDEQEHVVVTRVLGALKPRDDVDGKAAAPLQKHSGIGSSSSALPNPSLYRHQWRPRNTPAAQPQPPRTGPLQVQPPAGPRILPPLHLLQQPACGSRDAAAVAELVRMLERAMVRDRVAVAAEAMPPPPPCYYAPTAAASAYHHHGGAAAPRTFAAGGFHAPAVSVRSVIPVCAAPPRRPPPAKEERNGPATPSSDACKRA; from the exons ATGTACAAGAACCAGCTCCAGGAGCTGGCGCAGAGGAGCTGCTTCAGCCTGCCGTCGTACGTGTGCACGCGCGAGGGCCCCGACCACGCGCCGCGCTTCCGGGCCGCCGTCACCTTCAACGGCGAGACCTTCGAGGGCCCCAGCGGCTGCACCACGCTCCGCCAGGCCgagcacgccgccgccgaggtcgCGCTCGCCCGCCTCTCCCTCCGCGGCCCGTCCACCTCCCTCGCCGCCCGGGTCCTC GATGAGACGGGGGTGTACAAGAACCTGCTGCAGGAGACGGCCCACCGGGCGGGGCTGAAGCTGCCGGCGTACACCACGGTGCGCTCCGGCCCGGGCCACTCGCCGGTGTTCTCCTCCACCGTCGAGCTCGCTGGCATGAGCTTCGCGGGCGACCCCGCCAGGACCAAGAAGCAGGCGGAGAAgaacgccgccatggccgcctggTCCTCGCTCAAACAGA TGCCGGAGGCTCGCAAGGAGCCCGGCGCTGGCGACGAGCAGGAGCACGTGGTTGTCACCAGAGTGCTCGGGGCGCTGAAGCCGCGAGACGACGTGGACGGCAAGGCGGCGGCGCCTCTGCAGAAGCACAGCGGCATCGGCTCTTCTTCCTCTGCTCTTCCGAACCCGTCGCTGTACAGACACCAATGGCGGCCTCGGAACACCCCTGCTGCTCAGCCGCAGCCGCCGAGGACGGGGCCCCTGCaggtgcagccgccggccggcCCAAGGATCCTGCCTCCCCTCCACCTGCTGCAGCAACCGGCGTGCGGCTCCAGGGACGCCGCGGCGGTGGCAGAGCTGGTGCGGATGCTGGAGCGGGCCATGGTGCGGGACAGGGTCGCGGTCGCCGCGGAGGcaatgccgccgcctccgccgtgcTACTACGCGCCTACTGCCGCTGCCTCGGCGTACCACCaccacggcggcgcggcggcgccgaGAACCTTCGCGGCGGGCGGGTTCCACGCCCCGgcagtgagcgtgcggtcggtgaTCCCGGTGTGCGCCGCCCCGCCGCGGCGGCCTCCGCCGGCCAAGGAGGAAAGGAATGGCCCGGCGACGCCCTCATCAGATGCATGCAAGAGGGCGTGA